From the Deltaproteobacteria bacterium genome, one window contains:
- the asnB gene encoding asparagine synthase (glutamine-hydrolyzing), translating into MCGVVGICSLRGEPVDPQPLERMLGILRHRGPDATGVWAEGPVALGHARLSIIDLAGGSQPMRSQGGDLCITFNGEIFNYVELREELVRRGHRFRTRSDTEVILHLYEEKGEDCVHDLNGQWAFAIWDRRRRSLFLSRDRVGVRPLYYTVAEGQFLFASEVKALFAHGAPARRIDLRGLDQVLTFWTPIAPRTVFENVKQLPPGSSMRVCDGKTTTWSHWDVRFEQALGHTSIDENAERLRERLIDATRLRLRADVPTGAYLSGGLDSSIVVAMIARFTDTPLRTFSITFEDPEYDESAFQKEVARHLGTDHYPVHCTKADIGRVFPAVIWHAETPLVRTAPAPLYLLAQRVRADGLKVVLTGEGSDEVLGGYDIFKEAKIRAFWARQPQSRLRPLLLRRLYPYMKNIQAQPPAYLRAFFHVSGSLRANPFFSHLPRWDLTAKAKLLYAPAVREALAGHDPFAAARALLPPDFERWDLLEQAQFLEMRILMPGYILASQADRVAMAHSVEARFPFLDVGVMELAARMPPTHKMKVLDEKHVLKRAARDLLPPSVLQRPKQPYRAPDGESLLGGANGVGRPDYVRALLDPRRIEVDGLFDADAVTKLVAKFDKGRAIGVRDDMAVVSVISTQLLLEQYINGFRG; encoded by the coding sequence ATGTGTGGTGTGGTCGGCATATGCAGCCTGCGCGGCGAGCCCGTCGACCCGCAGCCCCTGGAGCGCATGCTCGGGATCCTGCGCCATCGTGGCCCCGATGCAACCGGCGTGTGGGCGGAAGGCCCCGTCGCCCTCGGCCACGCCCGCCTGTCCATCATCGACCTCGCTGGCGGATCGCAGCCCATGCGGAGCCAGGGGGGCGACCTGTGCATCACCTTCAACGGCGAGATCTTCAACTACGTGGAGCTCCGCGAGGAGCTCGTGCGCCGCGGGCACCGGTTCCGGACCCGCTCCGACACCGAGGTCATCCTTCACCTCTACGAGGAGAAGGGCGAGGACTGCGTCCACGACCTCAACGGCCAGTGGGCCTTCGCGATCTGGGACCGGAGACGCAGATCGCTGTTCCTCTCCCGGGATCGTGTCGGTGTCCGACCGCTCTACTACACCGTCGCCGAGGGGCAGTTCCTGTTCGCGTCCGAGGTGAAGGCCCTCTTCGCGCACGGTGCCCCTGCGCGGCGCATCGATCTGCGCGGACTCGATCAGGTGCTCACGTTCTGGACGCCGATTGCGCCGCGCACCGTCTTCGAGAACGTGAAGCAGCTTCCTCCGGGATCGTCCATGCGGGTGTGCGACGGGAAGACCACCACCTGGTCGCATTGGGACGTCCGCTTCGAGCAGGCCCTCGGCCACACCTCGATCGACGAGAACGCCGAGCGGCTTCGCGAGCGGCTGATCGACGCCACGCGCCTGCGCCTGCGCGCCGACGTGCCGACGGGAGCGTACCTCAGCGGAGGCCTCGACTCCTCCATCGTCGTGGCGATGATCGCGCGATTCACCGACACACCGCTACGTACGTTCTCGATCACCTTCGAGGATCCCGAGTACGACGAGAGCGCCTTCCAGAAGGAGGTCGCGCGTCACCTCGGTACGGACCACTATCCGGTGCACTGCACGAAGGCGGACATCGGGCGGGTGTTCCCGGCCGTGATCTGGCACGCGGAGACGCCTCTCGTGCGCACGGCTCCCGCCCCGCTCTACCTGCTGGCCCAGCGCGTGCGCGCAGACGGGCTCAAGGTCGTGCTCACCGGAGAGGGCTCCGACGAGGTCCTGGGCGGCTACGACATCTTCAAGGAAGCGAAGATCCGCGCCTTCTGGGCACGCCAGCCGCAGTCGCGCCTGCGCCCCCTGCTGTTGCGGCGCCTCTATCCCTACATGAAGAACATCCAGGCCCAGCCACCCGCCTACCTGCGCGCCTTCTTCCACGTGAGCGGGTCGCTGCGGGCCAACCCCTTCTTCTCCCACCTGCCGCGCTGGGACCTCACGGCGAAGGCGAAGCTCCTCTACGCCCCTGCCGTGCGGGAGGCCCTCGCCGGCCACGATCCGTTCGCGGCCGCACGCGCGCTCCTGCCGCCGGACTTCGAGCGCTGGGACCTCCTCGAACAGGCGCAGTTCCTGGAGATGCGGATCCTGATGCCGGGCTACATCCTCGCCTCCCAGGCAGACCGCGTGGCGATGGCGCACTCGGTCGAGGCTCGTTTCCCCTTCCTCGACGTGGGCGTGATGGAGCTGGCCGCGCGCATGCCGCCCACGCACAAGATGAAGGTCCTCGACGAGAAGCACGTCCTCAAGCGCGCGGCACGTGATCTCCTGCCTCCCTCCGTCCTGCAGCGTCCCAAGCAGCCCTACCGCGCACCCGACGGCGAGAGCCTGCTCGGTGGCGCAAACGGTGTCGGGCGTCCAGACTACGTGCGAGCACTGCTCGATCCCCGGCGCATCGAGGTCGATGGCTTGTTCGATGCCGACGCCGTGACGAAGCTCGTGGCGAAGTTCGACAAGGGGCGTGCGATCGGCGTCAGGGACGACATGGCGGTCGTGAGCGTGATCTCGACCCAGCTCCTGCTGGAGCAGTACATCAACGGCTTTCGAGGGTGA
- a CDS encoding acyl carrier protein, producing the protein MQEILEQVRNFVVETFLLGGDESALGNEDSFLDTGLIDSTGVLELIAFLEERFALQVADEEMIPENLDSIARVARFVHAKGKEQADGRVA; encoded by the coding sequence GTGCAGGAAATCCTGGAGCAGGTCCGGAACTTCGTGGTGGAGACCTTCCTGTTGGGGGGCGACGAGTCGGCGCTCGGCAACGAGGACTCGTTTCTCGACACGGGTCTCATCGACTCGACGGGGGTCCTCGAGCTCATCGCCTTCCTCGAAGAGCGATTTGCGCTCCAGGTGGCGGACGAGGAGATGATCCCCGAGAACCTCGACTCCATCGCACGAGTCGCTCGCTTCGTCCACGCGAAGGGAAAGGAGCAGGCGGATGGTCGTGTCGCGTGA
- a CDS encoding murein L,D-transpeptidase catalytic domain family protein: MERMPRRRPGHASLRLLALAVGLATLATVPAHAAGRASAAAVLPRAELLERALAAYRRVLANGQVANPVLTVIDYSLPSSRRRLWVVDPETRRVLAHEYVAHGRGSGDERDPARAVRFGNQPSSHRTSLGTFLTGDTYTGQHGLSLELDGLDPGVNDRARERRIVIHPADYVSAAFRARSGGWVGRSFGCPALAPDVAPRLIERIRGGSVLFAGRGEEPATVAQR, from the coding sequence ATGGAGCGGATGCCGCGCCGCCGGCCGGGCCACGCTTCGCTGCGGCTCCTCGCGCTCGCCGTCGGGCTCGCCACGCTCGCGACGGTGCCTGCACACGCCGCCGGCCGGGCCTCGGCTGCGGCCGTGCTGCCACGCGCGGAGCTGCTCGAGCGCGCGCTCGCCGCCTATCGCCGCGTCCTCGCGAACGGGCAGGTCGCGAACCCCGTCCTCACCGTGATCGACTACTCGCTGCCGTCCTCGCGGCGGCGCCTGTGGGTGGTGGATCCCGAGACCCGACGCGTGCTGGCCCACGAGTACGTGGCCCACGGGCGCGGCTCGGGCGACGAGCGCGACCCCGCGCGCGCCGTCCGCTTCGGCAACCAGCCGTCGAGCCATCGCACGAGCCTCGGCACCTTCCTGACCGGCGATACCTACACCGGCCAGCACGGCCTGTCGCTCGAGCTCGACGGCCTCGACCCCGGCGTCAACGACCGCGCGCGCGAGCGCCGCATCGTGATCCACCCGGCCGACTACGTGAGCGCCGCGTTCCGCGCCCGCAGCGGCGGTTGGGTCGGGCGGAGCTTCGGCTGCCCGGCGCTCGCGCCCGACGTGGCGCCCCGCCTGATCGAGCGCATCCGCGGCGGCAGCGTGTTGTTCGCGGGCCGCGGGGAAGAGCCGGCGACCGTCGCCCAGCGCTAA
- a CDS encoding serine acetyltransferase encodes MFDQVRADYHRHGRSLLNPALWAMVVYRFGRWSLARRTRAARWVTSKVYGLLFLGVELATGITLNREAIVGEGFHLVHSGNIKVHPGVVIGDRVGLMHDVTLGTNMGRGGVPQLGNDVFIGAGAKILGAVTIGDGARVAANSLVVSDVPPGATAIGVPARVMRYTGRAPEAGEGSVRSEETVAEPSA; translated from the coding sequence ATGTTCGACCAGGTTCGCGCGGACTACCACCGGCACGGCCGCTCCCTGCTCAATCCCGCCCTCTGGGCGATGGTGGTCTATCGCTTCGGCCGCTGGTCTCTCGCGCGGCGCACACGGGCTGCACGCTGGGTCACGTCGAAGGTCTACGGGCTGCTCTTCCTCGGGGTCGAGCTCGCCACGGGGATCACGCTGAACCGCGAGGCGATCGTGGGCGAGGGATTCCATCTGGTCCATTCGGGCAACATCAAGGTCCATCCCGGGGTGGTGATCGGAGACCGCGTAGGCCTCATGCACGATGTGACGCTGGGAACGAACATGGGACGGGGGGGTGTCCCGCAGCTCGGGAACGACGTCTTCATCGGGGCCGGCGCGAAGATCCTGGGGGCCGTCACGATCGGGGACGGTGCGCGCGTGGCGGCGAACTCGCTGGTCGTCAGCGACGTGCCGCCCGGCGCCACGGCGATCGGGGTTCCCGCGCGGGTGATGCGCTACACCGGGCGCGCTCCCGAGGCGGGCGAGGGGTCCGTACGATCCGAGGAGACGGTCGCCGAGCCGTCCGCCTAG
- a CDS encoding L,D-transpeptidase family protein — protein MGWWRRTLAIAIGLALAAASAPASGAPDDPPRGETAAHIEALVSAGSLVDLRWPDFSDSRKALIELYEPRGWQPLWLEDGRPTRPAADATHALLGADALGLSAADTDAVRLDGARQGLAAGAAATPDTLARFDVALSVDFLRHLSDLQSGRVNPRQLSFGFDPGPRRDDLAAAVARAVAEDRVPELVADAAPAFAQHRLLVDQLALYRALAADTTVGPVAVTGKLAPGAPCPACDGLRDWLIALGDLPAGTPSSPVYDAGLVAGVQRFQARHGLEPDGVIGPATARALAVPAEHRVRQIVLALERLRWIPALPRSPRDAAGSERAIFVNIPAFELFAFDELGRSSRPALAMRVVVGKAGTRTPVFTGGLDTVAFAPYWNVPRSIVVNEVLPKLHRNPGYLAAQGMEIMGGGLAELASGAARLRQRPGPKNALGRVKFLFPNSHSVYLHDTPARGLFARARRDFSHGCIRVERPDDLAAWVLRERADWPPARQREAMAGRKEIAVKVDPPVPVVIFYTTAVVRPVPDGAGGLRAQIEFYDDVYGYDAKLERVLAAGPR, from the coding sequence ATGGGGTGGTGGCGGCGGACCCTTGCGATCGCGATCGGGCTGGCGCTGGCAGCCGCGTCCGCGCCCGCGAGCGGCGCGCCCGACGACCCGCCGCGCGGCGAGACGGCCGCGCACATCGAGGCCCTGGTCTCCGCCGGCTCGCTCGTCGACCTGCGCTGGCCGGACTTCTCCGACTCCCGGAAGGCCCTGATCGAGCTCTACGAGCCGCGCGGCTGGCAGCCCCTCTGGCTCGAGGACGGCCGCCCCACCAGACCCGCCGCCGACGCCACCCACGCGCTCCTCGGCGCCGACGCGCTCGGGCTCTCCGCGGCGGACACCGACGCCGTGCGGCTCGACGGCGCCCGCCAGGGCCTCGCCGCCGGTGCGGCCGCGACGCCCGACACCCTGGCCCGCTTCGACGTCGCGCTGTCGGTGGACTTCCTGCGCCACCTCTCGGATCTCCAGAGCGGGCGGGTGAACCCGAGGCAGCTCTCGTTCGGCTTCGATCCCGGCCCGAGGAGGGACGACCTGGCCGCGGCGGTCGCCCGGGCCGTTGCCGAGGATCGCGTCCCGGAGCTCGTCGCCGACGCGGCGCCGGCCTTCGCGCAGCACCGGCTCCTGGTCGATCAGCTCGCGCTCTACCGGGCCCTCGCCGCCGATACGACCGTCGGCCCGGTCGCCGTGACGGGCAAGCTCGCGCCCGGCGCCCCCTGCCCCGCCTGCGACGGCCTGCGCGACTGGCTGATCGCGCTCGGCGACCTGCCCGCGGGCACCCCGTCGTCGCCGGTCTACGACGCCGGGCTCGTCGCGGGAGTCCAGCGCTTCCAGGCCCGCCACGGGCTCGAGCCCGACGGCGTGATCGGCCCCGCGACCGCCCGCGCCCTCGCGGTGCCCGCCGAGCACCGCGTGCGCCAGATCGTGCTCGCCCTCGAGCGGCTGCGCTGGATCCCGGCCCTGCCGCGAAGCCCCCGCGATGCCGCGGGTTCGGAGCGCGCGATCTTCGTCAACATCCCGGCCTTCGAGCTCTTCGCCTTCGACGAGCTCGGCCGCAGCAGCAGGCCGGCGCTCGCGATGCGCGTCGTGGTCGGCAAGGCCGGTACCCGCACGCCGGTCTTCACGGGCGGGCTCGACACGGTGGCCTTCGCGCCCTACTGGAACGTGCCGCGCAGCATCGTCGTGAACGAGGTCCTCCCGAAGCTGCACCGGAACCCCGGCTATCTCGCCGCCCAGGGCATGGAGATCATGGGCGGTGGCCTGGCCGAGCTCGCGAGCGGAGCGGCGCGGCTGCGCCAGCGGCCCGGCCCGAAGAACGCGCTCGGGCGGGTCAAGTTCCTGTTTCCGAACTCGCACAGCGTGTACCTGCACGACACGCCCGCGCGCGGGCTCTTCGCACGCGCGCGGCGTGACTTCAGCCACGGCTGCATCCGCGTCGAGCGTCCGGACGACCTCGCCGCCTGGGTGCTGCGCGAGCGCGCCGACTGGCCGCCCGCACGCCAGCGCGAGGCGATGGCAGGAAGGAAGGAGATCGCGGTGAAGGTCGACCCGCCGGTGCCGGTCGTGATCTTCTACACCACCGCGGTCGTGCGCCCGGTTCCGGACGGCGCCGGCGGCCTGCGCGCCCAGATCGAGTTCTACGACGACGTGTACGGGTACGACGCGAAGCTCGAGCGCGTGCTGGCCGCCGGCCCGCGTTAG
- a CDS encoding DMT family transporter yields MGRPQERAGLVFAALCALNGAFVPAVAKLTTGAADGLFVAAATSVFAGLAALVLLAARGELGRLFARARLPYLLAIGALGTAVTFLLFYEGARRTSAILTALCLQIEPVYSLLLARVALGHPLTPRRIGAVAVILAGIALALSPAGGDGWLGVTLLLATPLGWQLSHLIVLRGLGDVAPLNLTGARYLFGGVILAAVWAVSGGVARLPVGDALARLVPVLALQGIVLSFVGTLLWYATIARLDLARATSIVVPSIPLLSLGASFLLLGEVAGPREWAGLALTAAGVLAFVTAPDAHEPRVRVPSPTAPIVVADPE; encoded by the coding sequence TTGGGGCGTCCCCAGGAACGCGCGGGGCTCGTGTTCGCGGCCCTGTGCGCGCTGAACGGCGCGTTCGTGCCCGCCGTCGCGAAGCTCACGACGGGCGCCGCCGACGGCCTCTTCGTGGCCGCCGCCACCAGCGTCTTCGCCGGTCTGGCCGCACTCGTGCTGCTCGCCGCGCGTGGCGAGCTCGGGCGCCTGTTCGCACGCGCGCGGCTCCCGTACCTGCTCGCGATCGGCGCGCTCGGCACCGCCGTCACCTTCCTCCTCTTCTACGAGGGTGCGCGGCGCACGAGCGCGATCCTGACCGCACTGTGCCTCCAGATCGAGCCCGTCTACTCGTTGCTCCTCGCGCGCGTCGCACTCGGCCACCCGCTGACGCCCCGGCGGATCGGGGCCGTCGCTGTGATCCTGGCCGGGATCGCGCTCGCGCTGAGCCCGGCGGGCGGCGACGGCTGGCTCGGGGTCACCCTCCTGCTCGCGACGCCGCTCGGCTGGCAGCTCTCGCACCTGATCGTGCTGCGTGGACTCGGCGACGTGGCGCCCCTCAACCTGACCGGTGCCCGCTACCTGTTCGGGGGCGTGATCCTGGCCGCGGTCTGGGCCGTGAGCGGCGGCGTCGCGCGGCTCCCGGTCGGCGACGCGCTCGCGCGCCTCGTGCCGGTCCTCGCGCTCCAGGGGATCGTGCTCTCGTTCGTCGGCACCCTGCTCTGGTACGCCACGATCGCGCGACTCGACCTCGCGCGAGCCACTTCGATCGTGGTGCCCTCGATCCCGCTGCTCTCGCTCGGCGCGAGCTTCCTGCTGCTCGGCGAGGTCGCGGGCCCGCGTGAGTGGGCGGGCCTGGCGCTCACCGCCGCCGGCGTCCTCGCCTTCGTGACGGCGCCCGACGCCCACGAGCCGCGCGTACGGGTCCCGTCCCCGACCGCGCCGATCGTGGTGGCGGACCCCGAATGA
- the nadE gene encoding NAD(+) synthase encodes MSREIPRDVLKLDGEAATDQIVRTLREAVFQRFRKRGVVVAVSGGIDSSVVAALAVRAFGPERVFALLLPEGESAAAHESRELGLELVRSLAVEHVIEDLSETLRAVGCYRRRDEAIRQVIPEYGEGWKSKIVLPSVVDSDQYRVFSVVARAPDGREVRARMSTEAYLGVVAATNFKQRTRKMLEYYHADRLNYAVAGTPNRLEYDQGFFVKGGDGLADVKPIAHLYKTQVYALAAHLGVPENIRRRPPTTDTYSLPQSQEEFYFSLPYDQMDLCLWGRTNGVEPAAVGRLLGLSEEQVSRVYRDIDGKRRVTDYLRAEPVLVEAIPPREDA; translated from the coding sequence GTGTCGCGTGAGATCCCCCGCGACGTGCTGAAGCTCGACGGGGAGGCGGCAACCGACCAGATCGTCCGGACGCTTCGCGAGGCCGTCTTCCAGCGCTTTCGCAAGCGCGGCGTCGTGGTGGCCGTCTCGGGCGGTATCGACAGCAGCGTGGTCGCGGCGCTCGCCGTGCGGGCCTTCGGCCCCGAGCGGGTCTTCGCGCTCCTGCTGCCCGAGGGGGAGTCTGCGGCGGCGCACGAGTCGAGAGAGCTCGGCCTCGAGCTCGTCCGCTCGCTCGCGGTAGAGCACGTGATCGAGGACCTCAGCGAGACCCTGCGAGCCGTTGGCTGCTACCGCCGCCGCGACGAGGCGATCCGCCAGGTGATTCCCGAGTACGGCGAGGGCTGGAAGAGCAAGATCGTCCTGCCGAGCGTGGTGGACAGCGACCAGTACCGGGTCTTCTCCGTGGTGGCCCGCGCGCCCGATGGACGCGAGGTGCGCGCACGCATGAGTACCGAGGCCTATCTCGGCGTCGTCGCGGCCACGAACTTCAAGCAGCGGACACGCAAGATGCTCGAGTACTACCACGCGGACCGCCTGAACTACGCCGTCGCCGGCACGCCGAACCGCCTCGAGTACGATCAGGGCTTCTTCGTGAAGGGCGGCGACGGCCTCGCCGACGTGAAGCCGATCGCCCATCTGTACAAGACGCAGGTCTACGCGCTCGCCGCCCACCTGGGCGTTCCGGAGAACATCCGCCGGCGGCCGCCGACCACGGACACCTACTCGCTGCCGCAGTCGCAGGAGGAGTTCTACTTCTCGCTCCCCTACGACCAGATGGACCTGTGCTTGTGGGGCCGCACGAATGGCGTCGAGCCGGCGGCGGTCGGCAGGTTGCTCGGCCTCTCCGAGGAGCAGGTGAGTCGGGTCTACCGGGACATCGACGGCAAGCGGCGCGTGACCGACTACCTGCGAGCCGAGCCCGTGCTCGTGGAAGCCATCCCGCCTCGCGAGGATGCGTGA
- a CDS encoding SGNH/GDSL hydrolase family protein: protein MTTMLGAAALVAAMALGVVACTGEGSEERAPGVRSGIEEQAMESDLARDLRQVAGARILFQHMSVGSNVLEGLERLFAGREKLDLRLVDEAAARSLPDPVFAHAMGGKNGHPESKLDAFERLLGGEGGTSPDVALMKLCYVDVREDTDVRALVDRYRSVIERLRARHPRTVFVHVTTPLEVSDPGWRGLVKRVTGFEDRTARSNMRRAGYNELLRQAFPSDPIFDLAAVESTHPDGRPETFRRGGTDHPSLVPAYASDGRHLNALGQDRAARELVRTLAHALRERVGAG, encoded by the coding sequence ATGACGACGATGCTGGGGGCCGCAGCGCTGGTGGCGGCGATGGCGCTCGGCGTGGTCGCCTGTACGGGCGAGGGCAGCGAGGAGCGGGCTCCTGGCGTTCGGAGCGGAATCGAGGAGCAGGCGATGGAGAGCGATCTCGCGCGGGATCTGCGGCAGGTGGCCGGGGCGCGGATCCTGTTCCAGCACATGTCGGTGGGTTCGAACGTGCTCGAGGGTCTGGAGCGGCTCTTCGCGGGCAGGGAGAAGCTCGACCTCCGCCTGGTCGACGAGGCCGCGGCCCGGTCCCTGCCGGACCCCGTCTTCGCGCACGCGATGGGTGGCAAGAACGGGCATCCGGAGAGCAAGCTCGACGCCTTCGAGAGGCTGCTCGGCGGCGAAGGCGGGACGAGCCCGGACGTCGCGCTCATGAAGCTCTGCTACGTCGACGTGCGCGAGGACACCGACGTCCGTGCGCTCGTCGACCGGTACCGCTCCGTGATCGAGCGCCTGCGCGCTCGTCATCCCCGAACCGTGTTCGTTCACGTGACGACGCCGCTCGAGGTGAGCGATCCCGGGTGGAGGGGCCTGGTGAAGCGCGTCACGGGCTTCGAGGACCGCACGGCGCGCTCGAACATGCGCCGGGCCGGGTACAACGAGCTCCTCCGGCAGGCGTTTCCGAGCGATCCCATCTTCGACCTCGCCGCCGTGGAATCGACGCATCCCGACGGTAGACCCGAGACCTTCCGCCGTGGCGGGACCGACCACCCGAGCCTGGTGCCGGCCTATGCGAGCGACGGCCGGCACCTGAACGCGCTGGGACAGGACCGAGCGGCCCGCGAGCTCGTACGGACGCTCGCGCATGCCCTGCGCGAGCGGGTGGGTGCCGGGTAG